One Fuerstiella marisgermanici DNA window includes the following coding sequences:
- a CDS encoding type II toxin-antitoxin system ParD family antitoxin, producing the protein MAITIPDELQTFVSRGVASGRFRSEDEAVREGLSLLRQREEKLEALRADLQVGIDQLDAGEKSPLDIAAIKARGRAVLQARQETR; encoded by the coding sequence ATGGCAATTACGATTCCTGATGAACTCCAGACGTTCGTTTCTCGTGGTGTGGCGAGTGGTCGCTTTCGTTCTGAGGACGAAGCCGTCCGGGAAGGTCTGAGCCTCTTGCGTCAACGCGAAGAGAAGCTCGAGGCACTGCGGGCGGACCTGCAGGTTGGCATTGATCAACTGGATGCTGGCGAGAAGTCGCCTCTGGACATTGCGGCCATTAAAGCACGCGGTCGGGCGGTGCTTCAGGCTCGACAGGAAACCCGTTGA
- the katG gene encoding catalase/peroxidase HPI → MNPFAARVITSFAVLCIAPSIFAQDSETRNAKEKSMEVGSKCPVMADGRPATGRHTAAGAMSNRDWWPNQLNLNILHQNSPKGNPLGEDFDYAEEFKKLDLNALKKDLRELMTASQDWWPADYGHYGPLFIRMAWHSAGTYRVSDGRGGAGYGTQRFAPLNSWPDNANLDKARRLLWPIKQKYGNKISWADLMVLTGNVALESMGFETFGFAGGREDVWEPQEDIYWGPESEWLGDKRYSGDRALENPLAAVQMGLIYVNPEGPNGEPSALKAARDIRETFARMAMNDEETVALIAGGHTFGKAHGAASADNVGAAPEAAAIEEQGLGWKNKSGTGNGGDTITSGLEGAWTTTPTQWSNGYFDNLFGYDWDLVKSPAVAWQWKPTDPDAQDIVPDAHDRSKSHPPMMFTTDLALRMDPVYGKISKRFHENPEEFQQAFAKAWYKLTHRDMGPVTRLLGPEVAKPQLWQDPVPEIDHKLIDATDIANLKTQMLNSGLSVSELVSTAWASASTFRGSDKRGGANGARLRLAPQKDWAVNQPAELARLLPTLEKIQQNFNESQTSGKKVSLADLIVLGGCAAIEQAAKNAGHDVQVPFVPGRTDATQEMTDVEAFAVLEPKSDGFRNYVAREIDRPAEELLIDRAQLLTLTAPEMTALIGGMRVLSTNSGGGPLEQLGVLTERPETLSNDFFVNLLDMSTEWKKSPVCEHFFEGRDRETGKVKWTATRVDLVFGSNSQLRAIAEVYASDDSKQKFVHDFVAAWNKVMNLDRFDLDRTVRTETKAVAYDHR, encoded by the coding sequence ATGAACCCCTTTGCTGCTCGCGTAATTACGAGCTTTGCGGTGCTTTGTATCGCACCGTCAATTTTTGCCCAGGACTCAGAAACAAGGAACGCGAAAGAAAAATCAATGGAAGTGGGTAGCAAGTGCCCGGTCATGGCGGACGGCAGGCCTGCCACGGGGCGACACACAGCGGCCGGTGCGATGTCGAATCGGGACTGGTGGCCGAATCAGTTGAATCTCAACATCCTTCATCAGAATTCACCGAAAGGCAATCCGCTTGGCGAAGACTTCGACTATGCCGAAGAATTCAAAAAGCTTGATCTCAACGCGCTGAAGAAAGATCTGCGGGAATTGATGACGGCCTCACAGGATTGGTGGCCCGCCGATTATGGACACTACGGCCCGCTGTTTATTCGGATGGCGTGGCACAGCGCTGGTACCTATCGCGTGAGCGACGGCCGAGGCGGCGCAGGCTATGGCACACAAAGGTTTGCTCCGTTGAACAGCTGGCCGGACAACGCGAACCTGGACAAGGCTCGCCGGCTGCTCTGGCCGATCAAACAAAAATATGGCAACAAAATTTCGTGGGCAGACCTGATGGTTCTGACCGGGAACGTGGCTTTGGAATCGATGGGATTTGAGACATTTGGATTTGCCGGCGGACGCGAAGACGTGTGGGAACCGCAGGAAGACATCTATTGGGGCCCCGAGAGTGAATGGTTGGGAGACAAACGCTATAGCGGCGATCGAGCGCTTGAAAACCCGCTGGCGGCAGTTCAAATGGGGCTGATCTATGTCAACCCGGAAGGTCCCAATGGCGAACCCAGTGCGCTGAAAGCGGCTCGGGATATTCGAGAAACGTTTGCGCGGATGGCGATGAACGATGAGGAAACAGTGGCTCTAATCGCGGGAGGCCATACTTTCGGAAAGGCTCACGGAGCTGCCAGTGCCGACAATGTCGGTGCTGCTCCCGAAGCAGCCGCCATCGAAGAACAAGGTCTGGGTTGGAAGAATAAATCCGGGACAGGCAACGGGGGCGACACTATCACCAGCGGTTTGGAAGGAGCCTGGACAACGACCCCAACACAGTGGTCCAACGGCTACTTCGACAACCTGTTTGGCTACGACTGGGATCTTGTCAAAAGTCCTGCGGTTGCGTGGCAATGGAAGCCGACTGATCCCGACGCACAGGATATTGTTCCGGATGCCCATGATCGTTCGAAGTCACATCCCCCAATGATGTTTACGACAGACCTGGCGCTGCGAATGGATCCGGTCTATGGAAAAATCTCGAAGCGGTTCCACGAAAATCCTGAGGAGTTTCAGCAAGCCTTCGCCAAAGCCTGGTACAAACTGACGCACCGCGACATGGGACCGGTCACACGGCTTCTTGGTCCTGAAGTTGCCAAACCCCAATTGTGGCAGGACCCTGTACCGGAGATCGATCACAAGCTGATCGACGCGACAGACATCGCCAATCTGAAAACACAGATGTTAAATTCAGGCCTGTCGGTTTCCGAACTTGTCTCGACTGCCTGGGCCTCCGCGTCAACCTTTCGCGGCAGCGACAAACGGGGCGGAGCCAACGGAGCACGCCTTCGCCTTGCCCCGCAGAAAGATTGGGCGGTCAATCAGCCTGCCGAATTGGCAAGGTTGCTGCCAACGCTCGAGAAGATTCAGCAGAACTTCAACGAATCTCAGACCAGCGGCAAGAAGGTGTCCCTGGCCGATTTGATTGTGCTGGGTGGCTGTGCGGCCATTGAGCAGGCAGCAAAGAACGCGGGGCATGACGTGCAGGTACCGTTTGTGCCAGGACGTACCGACGCGACGCAGGAGATGACCGACGTCGAAGCGTTCGCCGTTCTTGAACCAAAGTCGGACGGCTTCCGCAACTATGTCGCTCGAGAAATCGATCGACCGGCTGAGGAACTCCTGATCGATCGCGCACAGTTACTGACACTGACAGCGCCTGAGATGACCGCCCTGATCGGTGGTATGCGAGTTCTTAGCACCAACTCCGGTGGTGGGCCGCTGGAACAACTTGGCGTGTTGACGGAACGCCCCGAGACGTTATCCAACGATTTCTTTGTGAACCTGCTGGACATGAGCACCGAGTGGAAAAAATCACCGGTGTGTGAACACTTCTTCGAAGGCCGCGACCGTGAGACCGGTAAAGTGAAGTGGACAGCGACGCGCGTCGATCTCGTCTTTGGGTCGAACTCACAACTCAGAGCCATCGCCGAAGTCTACGCCTCTGACGATTCAAAGCAGAAATTTGTCCATGACTTCGTTGCCGCCTGGAACAAGGTGATGAATCTCGATCGCTTCGACCTTGACCGAACAGTGCGAACGGAAACAAAGGCTGTCGCGTATGATCACCGCTAA
- a CDS encoding LysR family transcriptional regulator yields MELDQLRYFLQVAERGNFTRAAEDLAISQPALSRSIQKLEEELGQPVFERKARSVSLTDAGTLLQARAQQVLTILEDTKAEITDDGESGRVRVGAIPTIAPYFLPDVLRQFSEEFPKATLIVQENTTDHLIKSCTQGEIDLAILALPIPAKYLEVEELFDEELFLVLPPDHPLAEKTSIRLSDVEPLPFVLLDEAHCLSDNIVSFCRQRSFQPVSVEKTSQLAMVQELVSLSHGVSMIPAMAKNIDQCDRRVYRSFTGRRPSRTIAVAWNPYRFQSRLINAFRQQLRRTKQP; encoded by the coding sequence GTGGAACTCGATCAATTGCGATACTTTCTGCAGGTTGCGGAGCGGGGTAACTTTACGCGAGCGGCCGAGGACCTGGCGATTTCTCAGCCTGCGCTGAGCCGGTCGATTCAAAAGCTGGAAGAAGAACTTGGCCAGCCGGTCTTCGAACGGAAGGCTCGGTCCGTCTCACTGACAGACGCCGGCACACTGTTGCAGGCACGAGCTCAGCAGGTGCTGACGATTCTTGAGGACACGAAGGCCGAGATCACTGACGACGGCGAGAGCGGTCGCGTTCGTGTCGGAGCGATTCCCACCATCGCTCCGTACTTTCTTCCGGATGTGCTGCGACAGTTCTCAGAAGAGTTTCCAAAAGCGACTCTTATCGTGCAGGAAAACACAACCGACCATCTGATCAAGAGCTGCACGCAGGGGGAAATCGATCTGGCAATTCTGGCATTGCCGATCCCGGCCAAATATCTGGAAGTTGAAGAATTGTTCGACGAGGAACTGTTCCTTGTCCTTCCTCCCGACCACCCGCTGGCCGAAAAAACGTCGATTCGACTAAGTGACGTAGAACCACTTCCATTCGTTCTACTGGACGAAGCTCACTGCTTATCCGACAACATCGTTTCCTTCTGTCGCCAGCGTTCGTTCCAGCCGGTGTCTGTAGAAAAAACAAGTCAGTTGGCGATGGTGCAGGAGCTTGTTTCTTTGTCACACGGAGTTTCGATGATCCCGGCGATGGCAAAGAACATCGACCAGTGCGACCGCCGCGTTTATCGCTCATTCACCGGCCGAAGGCCAAGCCGCACAATAGCCGTCGCCTGGAACCCCTATCGTTTTCAGAGCCGTCTGATCAACGCTTTCCGCCAACAACTGCGGCGAACAAAGCAACCATAA
- a CDS encoding glycoside hydrolase family 32 protein → MLLRFTTIILIFTCGRLHAAEDLLIEDFEGDSYGKWTITGDAFGTAPAKGAHPNQMAVSGYRGEGLVNTFRGGDKSTGTAISPEFTIERRHIAFLIGGGPHTDSLGFQLLSGDEPVRTATGSASEHLLWESWDVGELKGRTVRLRIFDNATGGWGHLNVDHIIQTDSPPQPFDLTRDLDHYRRSPDYMNEPLRPQFHFSPEINWMNDPNGLVFHNGEYHLFHQYNPAGNSWGHMSWGHAVSTDLMHWKHLPIALPEANGIMAFSGSCVVDHRNTSGFGDGKSPPMVAVYTGHGHGKQVQNLAYSNDNGRTWTQYEKNPVLDLNKADFRDPKVFWHESTKRWIMVVSLAAEKVIVFYASDDLKRWTELSRFGPAGTIDKPNWECPDLFELPVEAEPGKKLWVLEVDMGSGSVAGGSGGEYFVGTFEDGRFKATQHAQWVDYGRDFYAPISWDNMPDTDGRRIWIGWFNNWETCLVPTSPWRSCMSIPRSLSLKKVAFNKEEPAIYVLNQRPVEELKELRVSTRTIDATKAAWPPTAVTQKDELNDMTFELEATITPGTARSVGFRIRTADDEFTEVAYDRHYSGVYIDRSKSGNVGFHDAFAGRHTAPARTINGEVTLRIFVDRSTIEVFINGGEAVISDRIFPTSKSPSIEVFAGNNSAKITSVQLHKLRSTWRRSQKTE, encoded by the coding sequence ATGTTATTGAGGTTCACCACAATAATTCTGATCTTCACCTGCGGTCGTCTGCATGCGGCTGAAGACTTGCTGATCGAAGACTTTGAAGGCGATTCCTACGGAAAGTGGACTATCACCGGGGATGCATTCGGCACCGCTCCGGCGAAAGGCGCACATCCCAATCAAATGGCCGTATCGGGTTATCGTGGTGAAGGGTTGGTCAACACGTTCCGGGGTGGTGACAAGTCGACGGGGACCGCAATCAGTCCCGAGTTCACGATCGAACGACGCCATATCGCCTTCCTGATTGGCGGCGGGCCACACACGGACTCGCTTGGTTTTCAATTATTGTCAGGCGATGAACCGGTACGCACGGCAACCGGTTCAGCATCAGAGCATTTGTTGTGGGAGTCCTGGGATGTTGGCGAGCTCAAGGGGCGAACGGTTCGGCTCCGCATCTTTGACAACGCCACCGGGGGGTGGGGGCATCTGAATGTCGACCACATCATTCAGACCGACTCTCCACCGCAACCATTTGACCTGACGCGAGACCTCGACCACTATCGCCGCAGTCCGGACTACATGAATGAACCGCTACGTCCGCAGTTTCACTTCAGTCCCGAAATCAATTGGATGAATGACCCCAACGGGCTCGTTTTTCACAATGGCGAATACCATCTGTTTCATCAATACAACCCAGCCGGAAATTCATGGGGACACATGAGCTGGGGGCATGCGGTGAGTACAGATCTGATGCACTGGAAACATCTGCCGATTGCGCTTCCCGAAGCAAACGGTATCATGGCATTCAGCGGCAGCTGTGTGGTTGACCACAGAAACACTTCTGGTTTTGGCGATGGGAAGAGCCCGCCGATGGTCGCAGTATACACGGGGCATGGGCACGGCAAGCAGGTTCAGAACCTCGCGTACAGCAACGACAACGGACGCACCTGGACGCAGTACGAAAAGAACCCGGTCCTCGATCTGAACAAGGCCGACTTTCGCGACCCTAAAGTCTTCTGGCACGAATCCACAAAACGCTGGATCATGGTCGTTTCACTGGCTGCGGAAAAGGTGATCGTGTTCTATGCTTCGGACGATTTAAAAAGATGGACGGAACTCAGCCGTTTTGGTCCGGCAGGCACGATCGACAAACCGAACTGGGAATGCCCGGATCTTTTTGAACTGCCCGTTGAAGCAGAACCTGGCAAAAAGCTGTGGGTGCTGGAAGTCGACATGGGCAGCGGGTCTGTTGCCGGTGGCAGCGGCGGAGAATACTTCGTCGGCACATTCGAAGACGGTCGCTTCAAAGCAACGCAGCATGCCCAGTGGGTCGATTATGGCCGCGACTTCTACGCGCCCATCAGCTGGGACAACATGCCAGATACCGACGGGCGCCGTATCTGGATCGGTTGGTTCAACAATTGGGAGACATGCCTCGTTCCAACGTCGCCATGGCGAAGTTGCATGAGTATTCCCCGCAGCCTGAGTTTAAAGAAAGTGGCTTTCAATAAGGAAGAGCCGGCGATTTATGTCCTGAACCAAAGGCCGGTCGAGGAACTCAAAGAACTAAGAGTCAGCACACGAACGATCGACGCGACGAAGGCTGCCTGGCCCCCAACGGCCGTCACTCAGAAAGATGAACTGAATGACATGACGTTCGAACTGGAGGCAACCATCACGCCGGGAACGGCTCGATCAGTGGGATTCCGCATCCGCACCGCAGACGACGAATTCACGGAAGTCGCTTACGATCGACACTATTCTGGCGTTTACATAGACAGATCGAAATCTGGAAACGTAGGCTTTCACGATGCCTTTGCGGGACGGCACACTGCTCCAGCTCGAACGATCAATGGTGAAGTCACGCTTCGTATCTTTGTCGATCGATCGACTATCGAAGTTTTCATCAACGGTGGAGAAGCAGTCATCAGCGACCGCATCTTCCCGACGAGCAAGTCTCCATCAATCGAGGTCTTCGCCGGAAACAATTCAGCGAAGATCACATCGGTGCAGCTGCACAAGCTCAGGTCGACATGGCGCCGCTCGCAGAAAACCGAGTAA
- a CDS encoding ISL3 family transposase, translating to MQGTDFYEQILGLTGPWFVADVQLDMEAQQVDVFVEHGEGETFCCPDCDRQLPCYDHTKSRKWRHLDTMQFATILHARTPRVKCPDHGTKQIRLPWAEKNSRFSLFFERFAIDVLLATQTVKGACSILGISWDESWHILQKAVARGKDRKQSKNLPRIGIDEKAFRKGHNYITLIYDLDKSTVEAISDGHDTAAADACFDQLSDSEKQSVEAVAMDMSAAYVKSTKGNIALAEQKIVHDRFHIMKLATEAVDKVRRSEQKKLRAEGDDRLTGTRYLWLSGQENLTEKQQERFDAAWKAELLTGKAWAYKEMLRDLWVHDTPAEATMFFNDWYKRVIHTKLEPMKKVARTIKERLANVVSYCTHGITNAVAEGMNSKIMAIKRRVGGYRNRNNFKTAILFYCGGLDLYPQ from the coding sequence ATGCAGGGAACAGACTTTTACGAACAGATTTTGGGACTGACGGGGCCGTGGTTTGTGGCGGACGTTCAGCTGGATATGGAAGCTCAACAGGTCGACGTTTTCGTCGAACATGGCGAGGGCGAAACTTTTTGCTGTCCGGATTGCGACAGGCAGCTGCCGTGCTATGACCACACGAAGTCTCGCAAATGGCGGCATCTGGACACGATGCAATTTGCGACCATCCTTCATGCCCGCACGCCTCGCGTGAAGTGTCCCGACCACGGAACCAAACAGATCAGGCTTCCCTGGGCGGAAAAGAACAGCCGCTTCTCATTGTTCTTTGAACGCTTCGCCATCGACGTTCTTCTGGCCACACAAACCGTGAAAGGGGCGTGCAGCATTCTGGGGATCTCATGGGATGAATCGTGGCACATTCTGCAGAAGGCGGTGGCTCGCGGGAAGGATCGCAAACAATCGAAGAACCTCCCTCGAATCGGCATCGACGAGAAAGCCTTTCGAAAAGGACACAACTACATCACGCTGATCTACGATCTGGACAAGAGCACTGTCGAAGCGATTTCCGATGGTCATGACACGGCAGCCGCTGATGCCTGTTTCGATCAGCTTTCAGACAGTGAAAAGCAGTCTGTGGAGGCGGTTGCGATGGACATGAGTGCCGCATACGTCAAGAGCACCAAAGGCAACATTGCATTGGCCGAACAGAAGATTGTGCACGACCGCTTTCACATCATGAAGCTGGCGACCGAAGCCGTCGACAAGGTCCGTCGGTCGGAGCAGAAGAAGCTTCGCGCCGAAGGCGATGATCGATTGACGGGAACTCGGTATCTGTGGCTTTCAGGCCAGGAGAATCTTACCGAGAAACAGCAGGAACGCTTTGATGCCGCATGGAAGGCGGAGTTACTCACGGGCAAAGCGTGGGCCTACAAGGAAATGCTGCGAGACCTCTGGGTTCATGACACTCCGGCAGAGGCCACGATGTTCTTCAATGACTGGTACAAGCGAGTCATCCACACAAAACTGGAGCCAATGAAGAAAGTCGCTCGCACGATCAAAGAACGCTTAGCCAATGTGGTGAGCTACTGCACTCACGGAATCACAAACGCCGTCGCCGAAGGAATGAACAGCAAAATCATGGCCATCAAACGAAGAGTCGGCGGATACCGAAACCGCAACAACTTCAAAACCGCCATCCTCTTCTACTGCGGAGGACTCGACCTCTACCCACAATAA
- a CDS encoding carboxymuconolactone decarboxylase family protein: MTDFNVHTVESAPADSQPQLEGSKKAYGFVPNLHAVMAESPALLEAYKTVADIFDSKTNLSTTERQIIAMTNNRLNGCTYCMAAHTSIMQAGQVPEDVITALRNGTPIADPKLEALRVFAEKVNKKRGWLDDGDIDELLAAGYTKQTVFDVIVGTAYKVLSNYTNHIAQTPLDDGFAANEWSADG; this comes from the coding sequence ATGACTGATTTCAACGTCCACACAGTGGAATCCGCCCCCGCCGATAGTCAGCCACAGTTGGAAGGCAGCAAGAAGGCGTATGGTTTTGTTCCGAATCTGCACGCCGTGATGGCCGAATCGCCCGCACTGCTGGAAGCGTACAAGACTGTCGCCGATATCTTCGACAGCAAAACCAACCTTTCGACCACGGAGCGGCAGATTATCGCGATGACCAACAACCGGCTGAACGGTTGCACCTACTGCATGGCGGCTCATACGTCGATCATGCAGGCCGGACAGGTTCCGGAAGACGTCATCACAGCCCTGCGAAATGGAACGCCGATCGCCGACCCAAAACTTGAGGCATTGCGAGTCTTCGCGGAAAAGGTGAATAAAAAGCGAGGCTGGCTCGACGATGGCGACATCGACGAACTGTTAGCCGCCGGCTACACGAAGCAGACGGTCTTCGATGTGATCGTGGGCACCGCGTACAAGGTTCTGTCGAACTACACGAACCACATCGCCCAAACACCGCTCGACGACGGCTTTGCCGCGAATGAATGGAGTGCAGACGGGTAA
- a CDS encoding type II toxin-antitoxin system RelE/ParE family toxin translates to MPIVETSTQATEDLVGIWAYIADDNPIAANRTLDKINDHCLSYAHQPELGEQRRELGRGVRCFSVGLYVVYYRAIPDGIEIVRVIHGARDVD, encoded by the coding sequence ATGCCAATCGTCGAGACATCCACGCAGGCCACGGAAGACCTCGTCGGAATCTGGGCCTACATTGCCGACGACAATCCAATCGCGGCCAACCGCACCTTGGACAAGATCAACGATCATTGTTTGTCGTACGCTCACCAGCCGGAACTCGGTGAACAGCGGCGCGAATTAGGGCGGGGCGTTCGGTGCTTTTCGGTTGGCCTGTATGTCGTCTATTATCGAGCAATTCCCGACGGCATCGAAATCGTGCGAGTCATCCACGGTGCCCGTGACGTAGACTGA